A segment of the Corylus avellana chromosome ca2, CavTom2PMs-1.0 genome:
ACTTTATGCCGGGAGATAAACTCAATGATGtcaaaattttggtgggggcacaaggaaaatggaaataaaatagcttggatgagttgggagaagatGGGAAGGTCAAAGGAGTCCGGTGGGCTGGGTTACCGAGATTTGGAATGTTTCAATATGGCCCTACTCGCAAAACAAGGATGGAGGTTGATCCAAAATCCAGAGTCATTAGTGGCAAGAATTTTTAAGGAGAAATATTATCCGAATAGCACCCTTTTAGACACCCCGATGGGGAGGAAACCGTCGTATGTATGGCGAAGCATATGGAATGCCAAGTGGTTACTAAGGGAGGGTATGGTGTGGCGAGTTGGTGATGGGCACTCAATTTCTATATGGGGGGATCGCTGGCTACCAGTTCCAATAACTCATAAGGTTCAATCACCGGTTCGATTTCTTGATGAGGATGCGAAAGTTAAGGAGCTTATTGATAGCACTACACGATGGTGGAATATTCCCTTAGTGGAAGCAATTTTCCACCCGGTTGAAGCAAGTGCCATTTGTGGTATTCCCCTATGTCTAAATGCGCCAGAAGATCAATTGATATGGGGCCCGGCAAAGAATGGAAAATTCACCGTGCGTAGTGCTTATCATGTTGCACTGGAGGCGAGCAGGCGGTGTATGGGTGGGTGCTCGGAAGAGGGACAGAAAAAGCAAATGTGGAGAAGGATTTGGCGTATCGGAGGCCCAAGGGTGGTGAAGATGTTTTTATGGCAGGCCTGTAATAATATCTTGCCAACGAATGAGAATTTGTACAAGAGGAAAGCCCTGAAGGATCCTTCCTGCCCAATTTGCAAGCGAGAACCTGAGACAGTCTGTCACGCTCTATGGACTTGTCCGGCGGCTCAAGACGTCTGGCACGGAAGCATGAGAAAGATCCAGAAGTGTGCCGTGGTAGACTTGAGCTTCTGGGACATTGTAGGGGGTCTGATGGAACGTCTTGAAGCTGCCGAAGTGGATGTGTTTGCATGTACTGCTAGGCAAGTATGGCTTCGCAGAAACAAGTTGGTTTTTGAAGGGGTTCTCTGCTCTCCAGCGCAGCTGCATGAGTGGGTATCTGTTCAGATGGAGGCCGTTCAACAAGGAAGCCAGAATCGAACCCAGGGAGGTCGCCTGCCGGGGCACAGCTCTCCTATACGGTGGAGCCCACCACAACCAGATTTTGTGAAGTGCAACTGGGATGCAGCGGTTGATATGGTGGGGAACAGAATGGGTATGGGTATTGTGCTTCGAAATACTGCTGGCGATGTGGTGGCAGCAAAATGCACGACTCGGAGGTATATCACTGACCCCATGATTGCCGAAACAGTGGCGGCTTGGACAGCAGCTCAATTTATTCGGCAGCTGGGAGTTGAGAAGGTTATTCTTGAAGGGGATTCTCTTGGAGTGATCCAGAGTTTACAGAGGGAGGAGTACAACTGGGCTTCGGTGGGGCAATTGCTAGATGATGTGAAGATACTCCTGGGCGGCTGCAGTGCTTGGCGAGCCACTCACGTTCGAAGGGCAGCAAACTCGGCAGCAGACAAATTGGCCAAGGCGGCGTTGCAATTGGATGAAGAGCACCAATGGAGGGGCATTACCCCTTTATGTATTCGGGAAATTGTAATGTCTGAGAAACCTtgatttttaatgaagtaattgaatcccatttcaaaaaaaaaaaaaaaagttgacaacATTTGGCGGCAAACGGAATTGGGCCTCTAAcaacaatatgccaaaaaaatcttcaaaataaGGCCAACTATGAATTAAGATGAAAGCCAACAAAAGGCTGAAATAAAGGCGATCTATAAGCCTAAAATGACAATACAACAATGGCCAAATATATTGGGCAAACAAAGGATCAAAAATCCGTATGGGTCAACAAATGACAATAGACCAAATAATGACTGTGCTAACAAATAGCTAACTAGCTAAGAGATGGTCaactgtcttttttttttttttattatttttttttatttttaaaagcaaGGATCCTTATTACGTTGCAGTAAACACCATAAGAAAAACACTTAAGAATGTAAGACAAGCAAACCCAATATGTCGACTATTCCGATATTTACATCCCATAAATGAGTAGTGATTTTTAGTACATTTACGTACTTGAACAATAAGTATGctggtattaaaatattattttattttattttttaactgtttaaatattattttaataatattttaacaccggcGTGCTTATTATTTAAGCACGCGAGTGTGTTAAAAATTACTACACcccataaaaaaatacttgCCATAGCAGCGGGCAGCAGCAGATCCTCATCACCGGCGTAATTCAAGGGATCTCAACGTCAATGAAATCATCCGCTCGTTCAACTGCCGCATACCTAAAGAGGAATCACGGCCTTCATGTGGCAACATTCTCGATCTGCAACATCTGTCAGCCCcgatgaggaagaagatgacAATCTCATTTGAGCTGGGCTTTATTTTCGTAAGCGTTGAAGCAAGCTAGGGACAATGCTTTTAAGAGCATCTCCTATAGACGTTggcaaaatatataaatttttaatttaattatttatttttttatatacacatttatttattaaataaatattaataataataaacaaagtttatagtgtgaatagtAAATTGGTTAATCACTTTCACTATAGAAGAAAAATCTAAAACCTAGTGAAAGGAAAAGAAGTCTCATATGGAAAATGCTCTGATTACAATACGATgaacaaaatacaaataaaaataaaagcagaaataaaatataaaataaacgaTGCTTACGTGTTCACAGATAAAGCCAGGGCTacattacttttttattcaatggatcattttacaatataaatggtctctatttatagggagaaTGAATTTGAGAGAATATATtgaattatgatttgattttatcaattacaattaatgctAGTATATTTTCATTCCcataatatcaaatctcacACAATATATTATATCAAGAATAACCGCTCAGAGTCCCAAATCAAGTTGAGTTTCTAGTGAATTAGATAGAATATGGAGGAAAACTAAATAAGTAGGagggtattttaggttttttcttttatattggAAGAGGGGggtaaaactttaaaaaaaaaaattaaagggggtacaaatattattttaggaggacaaaagtattattttgggatgacaaatttataaaataaatatactttttgacaacttttgaaaattttggggaACATTGGGCCTCACCCCAAGGCGTTGGTCCGCCCCCAACCGGTTCGGGTTGGTGATTTGGGTGGGTGATGTACAGTGCAACCTTTTAATATGTGTAGCCCATCATCATCTAAAACCCATTCATTTGTTGTAGGGTGGACCTAATAATAATCTTATAATACCCAAACTAAACCCACCCAAATCACCAACCCGAACCGGCCTATTTTACCACAAGCCCTGCAATTTAGCGTAGCAGCGAACTCAAGTACACCAGCCACAGCAGCGAGCTCTGAGGCTGCAATGGAAGGATTAATTGAAGTCGCACGCCCCCGAGGCCGGCACATAAAGAAGAGGGCTCTCAAGAACAAAGCTGTCGCAGTCACTTTCGATGAGAAAGATCTTAGGTACTATGTTTAAAGCAAACCcgaaatttgcttcttttttttttttttttttgtgaggttgGAGAATTAGtattgttagtttttgtttgatttggggTTTTTGGCATGGGAAGCGACTTTGTGGGTGGGTTTcataagaggaagaagaaaaggagaaaggaaGCACAGAAGCAGCAAGGGGAGGCGCAGAGGCGAAAGCGTATTGAGCAGCGAAAAAAGGTTACTTTTTGCATTAAGTTTcggggttttttctttttttcgaaGTTAGATGCTTTATCGTGTTTTTGGGTAGTGAAATTAGTCATTTAAGTTTTTATATAAGTTgtattttgttagaatatacgcAATGAGCCAATATTTTCATGCAAAAGTGGTTCAGATTAAGTACTAATTAAGAAATCTGTGTTATTTCGTCATAGCGATGTGTTACGATACTTCACTCGGGTTAAAGGTTTAACTAAATCAGTACCCAACAATCTTAGAGCTTTTTGGATCAATGGTTTAGCCTTAACAATTGGGATGACATCATAGGTGTGTTGAAATCATGTATGAGCATAGTGTTAAGTCATTGAATACGGACCAGAGTTGCTAAAAGAAAAACGGCTACTATAAGGTCAATGTCGATAGAGTGAGCCGTTGTGGACTACGGATTTGAAAGTGGGATAGAATGGTACGATCTTAAAGGGTTAAGGATTTAACCAAATCAGTATCTAATAATCCTAGGGCTTTGGATCAATGGTTAGGCCATTCACACGATGTAGCCACATTGAGATGTAATTTGATGTATAACATTGACTTATTGTCAATCGAATGTCCAAATCATTCCTTGCTTTTTAGGTATAAACATTTTAATACGGTCAAATCTGCTATTTTTGTTAGGGAGATTTATGTGGAGTGtatgattttattgaaatatattcatccataaaaaaacaaaagaaacaattgAGAGTAGaagtggtataaaaaaaaaatgagaatttgaTATAGGCAGAGACATGAACTATACAACCCGACACTATATACCATTCACAAAACTTAACTTTGTGCCTGAATACTTTCATCTGTAAACCCACTGTCACATTTCCATTAAATAAGAGTTAGTAGAGTATCAAGCCATGATGCCCACTTTGCCAGATGCTGTACATTTGGCAACTGTTCAACTTATTAGGAGCAACATAATGCGAGGGtttaaaccctagggatttttGGCTGTTAAAAGCCTCAAAACATCTTCTTTTAATGGAAAAGTTCCTTGGAGGATATTGACATAGAAGGCAGAGGGGAGAGggtattcattaaaaaaaacagGGAAGCGGGCCAGGAAGGTTGTGACGGATTAACTTAGTGGTTGGTCCTTCCTGCCAATATTCATACATCTCATCATGGTTTTCAAGATTCCTTCTTATCTTTTTTTACGTGTTGTGCCATATATGTATCACTCGTGGCATTGTGGATTATTGGTATTGTTTGATAATGTGTTTTGGGggacttttttgttttgtttttagtttaaaaaaatgttttgatgcgACATATAGATGAAAACTGTTTAAGTATTTTATAGTTTGGGttgtttgataatgtttttgttttgagagtataaaacaaaagacaagcttttttttttctttaattttttaatttattttttttaataacaaacaTAGCCATCAAATTGTTATAAATTGGCTTATGTAGTTTAATTTAGGTTTTaatagtctttttcttttctcttcttttttgtgggtaagtaggttttaattgttatatctCTACTATATGTTACAGAGGAAACTGGAAAGAGAAATGGTCTATGGTGGAGCTCCACCAGCCACTGGTTCAGCACTTGATGAGAATGATGACTGCCAAGGAGAGGATGAGGAAAATGAGCCAATTCCATCTATTTCTGGTATTTTTCAAACTCTCCAATCCGCTGGATTCAAacatttataagctaattttgtTTGTCAGTACTCATTATAAAGCACTCATGCCTGCTGGATCCAGTACTTATGGGCTGCCAGGCCACTTGCCAATGCTTCTGTGGTCTAAGGGGGTCTACTGATTTAGTAGTATAGTTGTGGATCTAAACTGTGATCACTTCTCTGGATTAAAATCTTAACAGAAGACATTCTTCTGATATTAGCAACAAAGCTGGCGCTGAGAGCCACTTTTGAATTGGGAAAATTTGTGAAAATTACATGCGATAACCACATCATTGTTATTAATCCAAGGTAAGAGCGCCGGAAGGTGGGGCATGAGTACTTTGATGACTCATTTAATTCCACTCTGGATGCTCTAACTTTCCTCTGTGCTGACTCGGAGCAAGTGGGATATGAATCTACTGCAATTTCCCCCCCTCAATTATGTATTGTTAGATATGCAGTGGAGTATTCTGTATGTAATACAAGTTTATGTGTTTTACTCCTTTTAACATTTGGGTATTCTTTGAAAGGGACAACAACGTATGACCATGGCAACACGAAAGTCACAGTGACAACAAGTGAGATCTCTCCTGCAGAAGAAACCTTTCCAATTGACAAAACACAGATAGCAGTGCCCCAATTAATTGGAGCTGATAAGAAGCACAATGTGCCTGTGACTAAGAAGCAAGCATTCAAGAGAGTTGCGAAACCAAAATCACGCCCAAAGCCTCAGAATAAAAGAGACagaaagaagggaaagaaaaagaacaaaaaaacaagataGCCGTCTGTCTGGATCATCCTgatcataaaattaaaattaatgagCTTTGCTGTGCAAGGTTTTGGTATATGATAGCTAGCTGAGCTGCCAACCTTATTTTATGTATACTGTTTATCACGGGATTTTGTGTCGAAGAGTGAGCCTAATTCCACTCTTGGCTTTTCTGGGAACCTTCACAATAGTGTTTGGTATAATGATAGCTGAGCTGCCGACCTTGTTTTATGCATAATGTTTATCATGGATTTTGTTGTGAAGTGAGTGAGCCTAATTTCACTCTTGGCTTTACTTGGAACCTTCACAATAGTGTTGTAGTGGATTATTTTTCCCCTTTACCGTATCATGAAAATATGGTTATAGCCGTATGCTGCTGCTGTTCTTTTGCTGAGTTGTTTGTCCTCTATATCCGTATCGGGTGTTTGATCTAATTTAATGTGCGTCTTGTTGCCCTCTGCATTAGTCACTTTCCAAGAATCTCTTTGAACACGTTGCACTTTCGTCCAAGCCCTTGGGAATAGGAttcctcaatttcaaatgaaatagacaCTTCATGATATAAAATTGGTGCATCTAATTATATACATGACGATGCATCTAATTATATACATGACGACACGACAATGTTTGTCATCTAGTCTTTTTAAAAACGACAATGTTTGTCATCTAGTCTTTTTAAAAACGacaatatatcaatttgaaatCTTGCTCATAAAATAAAGATGATCCTTATCCAATTGATTGTGTTACTAGGGTATGTTGAcattattcctcttttcctcgctttgaattaaaaaaaaaagaaaaaaaaaagggtttgttGACATTGGAGtctagaattattattattatttttttagagaaaatcaatttgatttcattaatagtGGTCAGGAGCATAAAAACTCTTATAATCACATAACATACAGTTCTGCAAAATTATAGTTGAAGTTAAAAgattacacgtcaaaaaatcgAAAATATAACAGATCTTACAATGAAAAACCAATCTATGACGTCAAACATCCGCTATCCTAGCCCGATATTCAGATTATAGAACAAATCTGCTAACGCAGACTCCTTCCAGGAGCACAGGAAGCCATTTCCCAGGTATGAGCAAAATACTCATACCCAAACCATTCCCCTCTCGACCCGAAAGCCAAAAGCATTATTCACGTCCTTAGCCCAATGACTAAgaccataaaattaaaaataaataaataaataaacaaaaacctCCACAAGCAGCAATGGAGAAGCACAgcatcgtagacatcccttTAAAAGACATGTTTTGGCTGAAGAAAACTATCAAATCTAAgtttgaagagactagatcttGATTTAGATCTACGAACTAGATCTAAAGCTACCCGCTAGAAATGAAGACCGGTGGAGCTGAGCACTGCTACCATGAAAGGGGATGAGGGaagatttagatctagatcttctcTCCTCTTAAAGTTTTTCTTAATGTTAtttagataaaaagaaaaaaattatagagagAATGCGGTTTGTTACTCCAACTACCCCACCGAAAGCCTAAATGTTCTTGAGTCTAGAATTATTAGGCGGGTATGTTTGGTTCTATCCCGGTTACGTATAATGTTTCATGTGAGAGGACATTTAACCCTTATCTTCTTTGGGTAGTAGTTAGAGTAAAATGGGGTTGGGCCTGGTCCTATTTCGTCGTTTCAaaggtattttttgtttattttttagtaattaCAAAGCATATGGAAATGAAAGTATAAATTTATCATGAATAATCAATTATTCATAGAGGATGATTTTAATTACCTATACTTTTTATCTGGGCAATTACTGGATGAATTTTACCTATACTTTTTTCCAGTCAAAACAGtgacatgaaaaaaaaagaaggaacaaCGAGGGGTCAAATGCTTGTGCCGCAAAGACGCCTGGAGCGTTATAGTGGACCACGTGGGGTTGTGACAggtgacatttttttttgtaacaaggTGACATTAGATTCATTCATTCATGCCCTATCTTTCGTCGGCCAATCGCTGCTGTGCCTTTTGCTCCAATCTTATACCTCGAGTAAATCTCGTTTTCCATCGATAATAATGCAGAGGATCTTTTCTGTGCTTGGGacctttttttatctttttcttttttcgtccAGCAAAGGTTGATGATTACGTGGAGTGATGATGATGGATCTTTTCTGTCCCAAAAAGACGAGGTGGGGATACCACGACCCCAGTAGTTTGTAATTTTAGAAGGTTTATTATCGTagttattaaaattactattaagtttattatagattattattaagttttgatctaagagtaattttaatagtcacattatttttagtaAAATACAAGTATACCATTTAGAATTACTCCTGTACTTCgggtatattgtcattattttgatagtttggagggtagattgtcgtaattgataatttgaagtggtagtttgatagggttaAGAGGactttacaatttatttattttttaaaccagttttttttttttatttatttattgaatatgtgaaattgccattaaatttatgtgtcatctagttcataaatttaatggtgtgTAACAtgacaaataatttttacttttaccaTAACACACTTTATTTTGTACTATTCTTtagattttatgaaaataacaGTTAAAGTAGATTATTGCATCGCAGTTTAtatcttagggtctgtttgggtttgtgattttaaaaagtgtgacttgaaaatataacttttaaaaacgcagttaagcatttggtaaaatcactatttgacttttaaaatcgcaatttaacctttaaaattatgtgttttcaaaaaagtacCTCATtacttgcaatttgaaaacgcatatatatattttttaaaatgcaatcttaaacaaatcattttctgcaatttggtttaaaatatcatttccaaacacacccttaaatcttaataaaatgaTAGATAAATATCATTTAAATTGTTATGTCAGCATGTAAATTATTatacttatttaaataattgacTTATAAACTATATTAAGGCGTGGTAGTATGAtgtaaactatatatatatatatatatatatatattaaaaactgTACTAGTTCTACCCTTTGGCCGTTGTGTTCTACCACATTATCCATGTTAACCGGTCGAAGGCGTGTGTCACAACGAAAATATCAGAGAATGCTTTCCGAacagaaagagaaaggaagaaaatgtattttatattatatatttgggtCGGAAGaaaagtaaatttgaaatttgattccTTAATCTTTTCCTTCCTCTTTATGGGACATTTCTCTTTCCTTGTCCTTTCCGCTTTCGTTTTCTGGGTTAGGCCAACGAAACCAACAAAAATCTCAAATCCAACGGCTGCCATTACCAGCGCACACTCGCTCCCCAGTCCTGACCCACACACAAACATCTATCCCCATCCCCGACATGTACGGTCATATAAGAAATTGAATATATTCCCAAGCTTCATCAATCCAACGGCCCGGATCCCCCGATTCCCTGCTCAGGAAGATCTCAGCCCACCGTCCAACCACCACTAAGAGATTCGCCACTGTTGAAGCCGTCACTGTGTGCACTCggacaaacaaaatatatatagagagagagagagagagggagagccaCCTTCCGAGTCAGATTGCCAAAAAGCGTTGTATCAGCGAAAATTCGCAGACACTTCGGCGAAGCTTCTTGGATACTCAAAAACCACAAGGCTCTCCTAATTTTTCTCGCAGGCTTTTCACTTTTCGCGCTcgccttttacttttctttcattGTCTTTTGCTTTCTCATCCACTCGAATCCGAGACAAAGTTTTGTTCTCCCTTGGATTCCCAAACCTCAGTTTGGTTGCAGGGAAAGcggaggaaaataaaaagaaacggAGTGCTCGAGTGTGTTTCTTTTTGTTGCTTTCTAGCTAGAGCTTGAAGGTTGAAGTCAAAGTAGTAAGTTTACTATTATTTAGTTGGAAAGgctattgtttattgtt
Coding sequences within it:
- the LOC132171380 gene encoding uncharacterized protein LOC132171380, giving the protein MEGLIEVARPRGRHIKKRALKNKAVAVTFDEKDLSDFVGGFHKRKKKRRKEAQKQQGEAQRRKRIEQRKKRKLEREMVYGGAPPATGSALDENDDCQGEDEENEPIPSISGTTTYDHGNTKVTVTTSEISPAEETFPIDKTQIAVPQLIGADKKHNVPVTKKQAFKRVAKPKSRPKPQNKRDRKKGKKKNKKTR